The Topomyia yanbarensis strain Yona2022 chromosome 3, ASM3024719v1, whole genome shotgun sequence nucleotide sequence CCTACAAAGCTGACTATCGATTACTGTCTAAACATGAAGAGGAATCCTACTGTCGGACAGTGGAAAGATCAGAACGTATTATCGCTACAGAAACTGACATGCCTCCACTATTGCGGGAGTTTATTCAGAGAGAAACTGGAAAGATCAATCCAAAAATACCAGTAAAAATGAAACCAGGTCACAATAATATCTACCGACTGGCAAAGAAAGGTGAAACTCCAAACATAGAAATCCCTATGGGTTTGGGTAAACCAGCTAGTCCTAGGTTGTATCAGAATTGCGACATTTAGCTTAATAATATAACAGTAACAATGGTTTAGATGAATATTATTATCATTAAATATCAATGCCAACATCGTCCTTCTCCTGTGCAACTCAGATATGACTTGCAAGTTTGAGTTTCGACCTGAATCAGCTATAGAACCTATATTGTCTTGT carries:
- the LOC131691439 gene encoding uncharacterized protein LOC131691439, producing MSVIKYIGRTTDFKGKPLWEIVGNLKNFGVGRVVVRSMFERYPEPSYMRIVKVEALPNQEIRKVKVTMEKTFRGRTYPKLVVIDSVSYKADYRLLSKHEEESYCRTVERSERIIATETDMPPLLREFIQRETGKINPKIPVKMKPGHNNIYRLAKKGETPNIEIPMGLGKPASPRLYQNCDI